A genomic window from Elaeis guineensis isolate ETL-2024a chromosome 3, EG11, whole genome shotgun sequence includes:
- the LOC105040508 gene encoding NAC domain-containing protein 75-like, whose translation MNRSHVGSVSSSDLIDAKLEQHRMCGSKQCPSCGHKLDGKPDWVGLPAGVKFDPTDQELIEHLEAKVKGEESRSHPLIDEFIPTIDGEDGICYTHPEKLPGVTRDGLSKHFFHRPSKAYTTGTRKRRKIQTECDLQRGETRWHKTGKTRPVMVNGKQKGCKKILVLYTNFGKHRKPEKTNWVMHQYHLGELEEEKEGELVVSKIFYQTQPRQCNWSDRSAATAAAAGEGIMDRRRDSGSGSCSSKEMVSQRDELTSGVGISGYSALEIQQNIKPDNFSFAPFRKRFDEVCRMGEAAAKAREEHEEHEQFHTLPQHHVTQEHQHRQAAPIAAFHISRPTNPIPTIISPPPPHQTSIVLDDPYHVSGLLLPPDKFQQQQQQQQQQKLDHRSTSGLEELIMGCTASGVKGETSMPHSQEWQYSYWSPDNPDHHG comes from the exons ATGAACAGGAGTCACGTAGGTTCAGTCAGCAGCTCCGATCTTATCGATGCCAAGCTCGAACAGCATCGGATGTGTGGATCAAAGCAGTGTCCCAGCTGTGGCCACAAGCTCGATGGAAAGCCG GACTGGGTTGGGCTACCAGCAGGAGTAAAGTTTGATCCGACGGACCAAGAATTGATAGAACACCTCGAGGCCAAGGTTAAAGGAGAAGAATCGAGGTCCCATCCTCTGATAGATGAGTTTATACCCACAATAGATGGAGAAGATGGCATCTGCTACACTCATCCTGAGAAACTCCCAG GTGTGACAAGAGATGGCCTAAGCAAGCACTTCTTCCACAGGCCATCAAAGGCCTACACCACAGGcacaagaaagagaaggaagatccAAACAGAATGTGACCTCCAGAGGGGCGAGACAAGGTGGCATAAGACTGGCAAAACCAGGCCGGTAATGGTCAATGGAAAGCAAAAGGGGTGCAAGAAAATACTAGTTCTGTACACCAACTTCGGGAAGCACAGGAAACCTGAGAAGACCAACTGGGTCATGCACCAGTACCACTTGGGGGAgctagaggaagagaaggaaggggAGCTGGTGGTGTCTAAGATATTCTACCAGACCCAGCCAAGGCAGTGTAACTGGTCAGACAGGAGtgcagcaacagcagcagcagctgggGAGGGCATAATGGACAGAAGGCGGGACAGTGGGAGTGGGAGCTGCTCCTCAAAAGAGATGGTTAGCCAGAGGGATGAGCTCACTTCTGGGGTTGGTATCTCAGGATACAGTGCCTTGGAGATCCAGCAGAATATCAAGCCAGATAATTTCAGCTTTGCTCCATTTAGGAAAAGATTTGATGAGGTAT GTCGCATGGGAGAGGCAGCAGCAAAGGCAAGAGAGGAGCATGAGGAACATGAGCAGTTCCACACATTACCGCAGCATCATGTGACCCAAGAACATCAGCATCGGCAGGCGGCACCGATCGCAGCCTTCCATATCAGCAGGCCTACGAACCCCATCCCCACCATCATCTCGCCTCCTCCACCGCACCAGACGTCGATTGTGCTCGATGACCCCTACCATGTCTCAGGGCTCCTGCTCCCACCTGATAAGTTTCAG cagcagcagcagcaacagcagcagcagaagCTGGATCATAGATCTACTTCTGGCCTGGAAGAATTGATAATGGGTTGCACTGCATCTGGCGTTAAAGGA GAAACGTCAATGCCACACTCCCAAGAATGGCAGTACTCTTACTGGTCGCCTGACAACCCAGATCATCATGGGTAA